In Asterias amurensis chromosome 4, ASM3211899v1, one genomic interval encodes:
- the LOC139936574 gene encoding mitochondrial ornithine transporter 1-like, translated as METSKEQHLPVLQEGAKSLGSDLRPLTSSSRLAATYQATVDFTAGALGGVACVLVGQPFDTVKVKLQTYPQLYPSAIKCCKQILKNEGIPGLFRGTMPAMAANVGETSVLFLCYGLCQKFVCRVSGTDSIEKLSTFQNASSGFVAGFFSSLVLCPTELVKCRLQAMTETMQTSEKHKQRVGPWQITKSIIRNDGFRGMFQGLGSTWLREMPGYFFFFGAYEISRTMLTPKGTSKDDLGPFRLMICGGMAGAGLWTAIYPIDLVKSRIQVGSATEKMPGFFRVTMDIIRKEGILKLYSGLAPCVLRSFPANAALFLMYEWSRKQMMLHRPEWAL; from the exons ATGGAGACGTCCAAAGAGCAACACTTGCCTGTACTACAAGAAGGAGCCAAGTCATTAGGCAGTGACCTTCGACCTTTAACCTCTAGTAGTAGATTGGCTGCAACGTACCAGGCTACAGTAGATTTCACCGCTGGTGCTTTAG GTGGAGTAGCATGTGTTTTAGTCGGCCAGCCGTTCGATACAGTCAAAGTGAAACTCCAGACGTATCCACAGCTCTACCCAAGCGCCATCAAATGCTGTAAACAGATCCTAAAGAATGAAGGGATACCTGGTTTATTCCGTGGAACTATGCCTGCCATGGCAGCTAATGTAGGGGAGACGTCAGTATTATTCCTATGCTATGGTCTATGTCAGAAGTTTGTCTGCCGAGTGTCGGGAACGGACAGTATAGAAAAATTAAGCACTTTCCAGAATGCGTCGTCGGGTTTTGTGGCAGGTTTCTTCTCGTCGTTAGTCCTTTGCCCGACGGAGCTCGTCAAATGCCGTCTTCAGGCTATGACTGAGACAATGCAGACGTCTGAGAAACATAAACAGAGAGT AGGCCCGTGGCAAATCACCAAAAGTATTATACGAAATGATGGTTTTAGGGGAATGTTCCAAGGACTAGGGAGTACATGGCTGCGTGAGATGCCGGgatatttcttcttctttggaGCTTATGAGATTTCTAGAACAATGTTAACACCGAAAGGAACCAGTAAAGATGATCTCG GTCCATTTCGTCTGATGATCTGTGGTGGAATGGCAGGAGCCGGACTATGGACAGCAATATATCCTATTGATTTAGTCAAATCAAGAATACAAGTCGGGTCTGCAACAGAGAAAATGCCGGGCTTCTTCAGAGTTACCATGGATATCATTAGAAAAGAAG gtATTTTGAAACTCTACAGCGGTCTGGCTCCCTGCGTTCTACGGTCGTTCCCCGCCAATGCAGCATTGTTCTTGATGTATGAGTGGAGCAGGAAACAAATGATGTTGCACCGACCAGAATGGGCGTTATGA
- the LOC139935690 gene encoding retinoschisin-like isoform X1 has product MAVLSCLMFLLLELCLEVSASYSVSGLYQGVWYKPVEHYALLGQSFMNISGISAVRCSVRCLSHRGCFSFNYERINQACQMNNVSAEHVCDNLQGMPYFSYYDATATPLTCQVNTYVSGHGKSVPEFLSFEKLGLEDGSIPDESLSASSNYISSHSSTPAGGRLNKLPGESAIGGWHPSVADTNQWIEVDLGNSTYVTGVLTQGRSGGPAGQWVTMYKVQYEPPSPTCLVDVKDQLGQTQMFNGNIDRNSIVERRFFKPVLAVKIRIVPVGWRDFICLRFELLGCK; this is encoded by the exons ATGGCCGTCTTGAGTTGTCTGATGTTCCTCTTGCTTGAGTTGTGTCTTGAGGTTTCAGCGTCTTATAGTGTGAGTGGTCTTTACCAAGGTGTCTGGTACAAACCAGTAGAGCACTACGCCCTACTAGGCCAGTCATTCATGAATATCTCGGGCATCTCTGCCGTCAGATGTTCAGTTCGATGTCTCAGCCATCgtggatgtttttctttcaactaCGAGCGCATTAATCAAGCCTGTCAGATGAACAACGTCAGTGCAGAGCACGTCTGTGACAACCTTCAAGGAATGCCGTATTTCTCATATTACGACGCAACTGCGACACCATTGACTTGCCAGGTA AACACTTACGTTTCTGGTCATGGAAAGAGCGTTCCGGAATTTTTGAGTTTTG AAAAACTCGGTCTTGAAGACGGTTCAATCCCCGATGAGAGCCTCTCCGCATCAAGTAACTATATATCATCACATTCGTCAACGCCGGCTGGTGGCCGTCTCAACAAGCTACCCGGAGAAAGTGCCATAGGAGGATGGCATCCAAGCGTAGCGGATACCAACCAGTGGATAGAGGTTGATTTAGGCAACTCGACCTACGTCACTGGGGTACTTACACAGGGGCGCAGTGGTGGCCCTGCTGGGCAGTGGGTGACAATGTACAAAGTGCAGTATGAACCGCCCTCACCGACATGTCTTGTTGACGTGAAAGACCAACTTGGTCAAACTCAG ATGTTCAATGGCAACATCGATAGGAACAGCATCGTGGAGAGGCGCTTCTTCAAGCCCGTCTTGGCGGTCAAGATTCGCATCGTGCCCGTTGGGTGGCGTGACTTCATCTGCCTGCGTTTTGAGCTGCTTGGCTGTAAATAA
- the LOC139935690 gene encoding retinoschisin-like isoform X2, with translation MAVLSCLMFLLLELCLEVSASYSVSGLYQGVWYKPVEHYALLGQSFMNISGISAVRCSVRCLSHRGCFSFNYERINQACQMNNVSAEHVCDNLQGMPYFSYYDATATPLTCQNTYVSGHGKSVPEFLSFEKLGLEDGSIPDESLSASSNYISSHSSTPAGGRLNKLPGESAIGGWHPSVADTNQWIEVDLGNSTYVTGVLTQGRSGGPAGQWVTMYKVQYEPPSPTCLVDVKDQLGQTQMFNGNIDRNSIVERRFFKPVLAVKIRIVPVGWRDFICLRFELLGCK, from the exons ATGGCCGTCTTGAGTTGTCTGATGTTCCTCTTGCTTGAGTTGTGTCTTGAGGTTTCAGCGTCTTATAGTGTGAGTGGTCTTTACCAAGGTGTCTGGTACAAACCAGTAGAGCACTACGCCCTACTAGGCCAGTCATTCATGAATATCTCGGGCATCTCTGCCGTCAGATGTTCAGTTCGATGTCTCAGCCATCgtggatgtttttctttcaactaCGAGCGCATTAATCAAGCCTGTCAGATGAACAACGTCAGTGCAGAGCACGTCTGTGACAACCTTCAAGGAATGCCGTATTTCTCATATTACGACGCAACTGCGACACCATTGACTTGCCAG AACACTTACGTTTCTGGTCATGGAAAGAGCGTTCCGGAATTTTTGAGTTTTG AAAAACTCGGTCTTGAAGACGGTTCAATCCCCGATGAGAGCCTCTCCGCATCAAGTAACTATATATCATCACATTCGTCAACGCCGGCTGGTGGCCGTCTCAACAAGCTACCCGGAGAAAGTGCCATAGGAGGATGGCATCCAAGCGTAGCGGATACCAACCAGTGGATAGAGGTTGATTTAGGCAACTCGACCTACGTCACTGGGGTACTTACACAGGGGCGCAGTGGTGGCCCTGCTGGGCAGTGGGTGACAATGTACAAAGTGCAGTATGAACCGCCCTCACCGACATGTCTTGTTGACGTGAAAGACCAACTTGGTCAAACTCAG ATGTTCAATGGCAACATCGATAGGAACAGCATCGTGGAGAGGCGCTTCTTCAAGCCCGTCTTGGCGGTCAAGATTCGCATCGTGCCCGTTGGGTGGCGTGACTTCATCTGCCTGCGTTTTGAGCTGCTTGGCTGTAAATAA